Proteins encoded together in one Oncorhynchus nerka isolate Pitt River linkage group LG19, Oner_Uvic_2.0, whole genome shotgun sequence window:
- the LOC135562541 gene encoding DNA polymerase delta subunit 3-like: MDDLSLDNIDEFVNDQNKIVTYKWLSLTLGVHVNLAKQLLYHYLDRKRNESSALLHATYLVSGKFVKNDTTCHKVSSVQEDQLEDVKSKQSLTVSVHGPLYSVQTAVLKDSGPLYSADYDAVKENLRNCSRYSAIHCADAVPMSSTEVQQAHEMTQAPPPETLHTKSGINGHSSLASKPTSKQSKGVMGMFANKNVSKNQESSKEVDEKPSSPVPKAETPVKEELPKGAVVEKDISSKSKRLDHSDSEEKKNKRRRIKKPQSDSTDDEVIPDSPPRLQDQRGPSPSLLNQELSDCKTRKRRPVLKPRTFLDEGCIVTEKGYEIESYSETEDDFKASKPSQMNPDLPKPSTGKKGEEKRRKNVAASNKSTKQASIMGFFQKK, encoded by the exons ATGGATGACCTTTCTTTGGATAATATTGATGAATTTGTCAACGACCAGAATAAAATC GTGACATACAAATGGCTGAGTCTCACTCTTGGGGTCCATGTCAACTTAGCCAAGCAAT TGCTATATCATTACCTGGACCGCAAGAGGAACGAAAGCTCAGCTCTGCTCCATGCTACCTACCTTGTGTCTGGCAAGTTTGTCAAGAATGATACCACG TGTCACAAGGTGTCATCAGTGCAAGAGGATCAGTTGGAGG ATGTGAAGTCGAAGCAGAGCCTGACCGTCAGTGTACA TGGTCCCCTGTACAGTGTTCAGACGGCAGTGCTGAAAGACAGTGGTCCCCTGTACAGTGCGGATTATGATGCTGTGAAAGAGAACCTAAGGAACTGCAGCAG GTACAGTGCAATTCACTGTGCTGATGCAGTACCCATGTCCTCGACAGAGGTGCAGCAGGCTCATGAGATGACACAGGCCCCACCGCCAGAAACGTTGCACACCAAATCTGGCATCAATGGTCATTCTAGTCTGGCCTCTAAACCCACCTCCAAGCAGTCCAAAGGCGTTATGGGAATGTTTGCAAACAAGAATGTCTCCAAGAATCAAGAGTCAAGCAAAGA AGTGGATGAGAAGCCCTCAAGCCCAGTCCCTAAAGCAGAGACTCCTGTCAAGGAGGAACTACCAAAAGGTGCTGTGGTTGAGAAAGATATTAG TAGTAAGAGCAAGCGTCTTGACCATTCCGATAGTGAAGAGAAGAAGAACAAGCGTCGGAGGATAAAGAAGCCCCAGTCAGACAGTACTGATGATGAAG TTATTCCAGATTCTCCTCCAAGGTTGCAAGACCAGAGGGGCCCATCACCAAGCCTTCTGAATCAA GAGCTTTCGGATTGTAAGACGAGGAAGAGGAGACCTGTCTTGAAGCCGCGCACCTTTTTGGATGAGGGGTGCattg TGACTGAGAAAGGCTATGAGATTGAATCCTACTCTGAGACGGAGGATGACTTTAAGGCAAGTAAACCATCCCAGATGAATCCAGACCTACCAAAACCATCAACTGGCaagaaaggggaggagaagagaaggaagaatgTTGCAGCCTCTAATAAATCAACTAAGCAGGCTTCTATTATGGGATTCTTTCAAAAGAAATGA
- the LOC115101376 gene encoding chordin-like protein 2, which yields MKHIFLLISIWLFVGCASDVIRARKVSAVFCSFKEKTYSPGDSWHPYLEPFGFMFCMRCSCTETGHVKCNTIKCPTLRCDNPVTDSQQCCPRCTDEPRIPAGLRAPVKSCRYNGTFYQPGETFANHDLFPSRQTNQCVMCTCSNGNIFCALKTCQPLTCSSPVSFPDTCCLVCKDGGINGYSSVEDVGQQLNRGVRHSVDQCAGEQFRGRSVRSTPSTVRGTPRGLSLPKLHFKGAAETTVNFLLQKKHQKACQYSGNTYSHGDVWHPVLGKVLECILCTCKDGIQDCKRLSCPSQYPCQHPVKTVGKCCKICPEHNAESNRTDCYMNLGHDNNNLLVYKVKPSSKVHIEDTVRIIAIERQGTAEVEVQVWKTVGEVLQLMETGEVLKKDLLDNPDNYTLLATLDEETWKRFKEEEDNQKEFPKTRTCEDGIREVVKFLYPDQLESLCSS from the exons ATGAAGCATATATTCTTATTAATTAGCATCTGGTTGTTCGTTGGTTGTGCTTCGGATGTTATAAGAGCAAGAAAAG TGTCTGCAGTGTTCTGTTCTTTCAAAGAGAAAACATACAGTCCTGGAGACAGCTGGCATCCTTATCTGGAACCCTTTGGTTTCATGTTTTGTATGCGGTGTTCCTGCACTGAG ACAGGCCATGTGAAATGTAACACAATTAAGTGTCCTACTCTGCGGTGTGACAACCCAGTGACTGACTCTCAGCAGTGCTGCCCTCGCTGTACAG ATGAGCCTAGGATCCCAGCAGGCTTGAGAGCCCCAGTGAAGTCCTGCAGGTATAATGGAACTTTCTACCAACCAGGGGAGACCTTTGCCAACCATGACCTCTTCCCATCTCGACAAACCAACCAGTGTGTCATGTGCACATGTTCA AATGGAAATATTTTCTGTGCTCTGAAAACTTGCCAGCCGCTGACCTGCTCCTCACCAGTCTCATTCCCAGATACCTGCTGTCTGGTGTGCAAAG ATGGTGGCATTAATGGGTACTCATCAGTGGAGGATGTAGGCCAACAGCTGAACCGAGGCGTT AGGCATTCAGTGGACCAGTGTGCTGGAGAGCAGTTCCGAGGGCGGTCTGTCCGCTCTACTCCATCCACTGTCAGGGGTACTCCCAGAGGCCTGAGCCTGCCCAAGCTCCACTTCAAAGGTGCTGCAGAGACCACTGTGAATTTCCTGCTGCAGAAAAAGCACCAGAAGG CATGTCAGTACAGCGGCAACACCTACTCTCATGGTGATGTGTGGCACCCAGTCCTGGGGAAGGTCCTGGAGTGCATTTTGTGCACCTGTAAGGATGGCATACAGGACTGCAAACGCCTCTCATGTCCCAGCCAGTATCCATGCCAACATCCCGTTAAAACCGTGGGGAAATGCTGCAAGATTTGTCCAG AACATAATGCTGAGAGCAACAGGACTGACTGTTACATGAATCTTGGACATGACAATAACAACCTCTTGGTGTACAAAGTTAAGCCATCGTCAAAGGTTCACATAGAGGACACAGTTAGGATAATTGCTATTGAAAGACAAGGGACTGCTGAAGTTGAAGTGCAAGTATGGAAGACAGTAGGAG AAGTTTTACAATTAATGGAAACTGGGGAAGTTCTGAAGAAAGATCTTCTAGATAATCCAGATAACTACACTTTACTGGCGACATTGGATGAAG AGACTTGGAAAAGATTCAAGGAGGAAGAAGACAACCAGAAGGAATTTCCCAAGACCAGGACCTGTGAGGATGGTATCAGGGAGGTAGTGAAGTTCTTGTACCCAGACCAGCTAGAAAGCCTGTGCTCTTCTTAA
- the spag7 gene encoding sperm-associated antigen 7 homolog, whose amino-acid sequence MADLLGSILSSMEKPPTVGDKESRRKAREQAARMKKMQEDEKKKKAEFRKRMEKEVSEFIQDTKQQKRKYNPMGKIERSILHDVAEVAGLASFSFGEDEESRYVMIFKKEFAPSDDELEAYRKGEEWDPQKAEYRRRLKEQAALEEETTGKTQKRAASPSSNYRDKYSHLIGTSSAKDAAHTLEANQAYGMVPVANKRDTRSIEQAMNEIRAKKRQKTGDEDTGAGSTSTS is encoded by the exons ATGGCGGACCTCCTGGGCTCAATTTTGAGTTCGATGGAAAAACCTCCCACAGTCGGAGACAAGGAGAGCCGACGAAAGGCCCGAG AACAGGCAGCAAGAATGAAGAAGATGCAGGAGGATGAGAAGAAAAAGAAAGCCGAGTTCAGGAAAAGG ATGGAGAAAGAGGTGTCAGAATTCATTCAAGACACTAAGCAACAGAAGAGGAAGTACAATCCCATGGGAAAGATTGAAAGGAGCATATT GCATGATGTAGCAGAAGTTGCTGGTCTGGCATCGTTTTCTTTCGGAGAGGATGAGGAAAGCAGATACGTCATGATTTTTAAGAAG GAGTTTGCTCCATCAGACGACGAGCTGGAGGCTTATCggaaaggagaggagtgggaCCCCCAAAAAGCTGAATACCGCCGCAGACTTAAA GAGCAGGCTGCGTTAGAAGAGGAGACCACCGGTAAGACACAGAAGAGGGCAGCGTCTCCCAGCTCCAATTACCGTGACAAGTACAGCCATCTGATCGGCACCTCTTCTGCTAAGGATGCAGCACATACGCTAGAGGCCAACCAGGCATATGGCATGG taCCTGTGGCCAACAAAAGGGACACCCGCTCCATAGAGCAGGCCATGAATGAGATTAGGGCCAAGAAACGTCAGAAGACAGGAGATGAAGACACCGGGGCAGGGAGCACCTCCACCTCTTGA